A region of Chelonia mydas isolate rCheMyd1 chromosome 7, rCheMyd1.pri.v2, whole genome shotgun sequence DNA encodes the following proteins:
- the SHLD2 gene encoding shieldin complex subunit 2 isoform X1 — translation MSGRPQIHIFLGAPIIPTPLEVSEEQSFSVAATETWKELHLSSDKHAFHLFAGKCKSMGHVEHQAPDPRDSTVYTRDHFSVNSEQGRFGVADYLTSCVPVGGGMKTHGSTLKRTGDVTSYCSQISGDRDTCKNMIQVAYQQLPHIFTKTDGQYTRPSNDCLPNLSVKGVRHLEDKCCDISDLVSSTKQISIHLKSMGKEDVPSDNHSVHHEHLSQYLEMFFPKIAKESKTKKTLRDCSDFAISTDTEFLSIMMSSQVAILSQKPFKEQNQMQREAMKLKGIEGGKKYRENKVLNESFQTNFVVGACINVPESDHQQESANSLELFSSESAGNIICLEATRRETSSQENAEDSQELVSYEQLLNEIRIEPLSSGILCSQEDNYYKGTSKRTRTSEDALSISYSTLKTQQKSKRAKLVCSPTSPETKVDQEMLSRFLKLQKNPLLLKNCSCKSQKYSVLVTVVHPCHVKEIQIKSRPKSSSKVPIATIVVIDQSDIERKVVLWRAAAFWSLTVFPGDIVLLTDVTVFENHWYGEKMLQSTFTSQLFNLGSCSAIDPKQCETAIFSHVVDVDGLQDLLAYVSSKFAYLKDLPHRQPQKLDSIQHVQLDQLQPDTLVHSVLKLVSITLLTESVYSYKGEKQRKIILTVEQIRDQHYLMVLWGAGAAWCPQLQRKKDHIWEFKYLLAQRSSISGDIELHTTPWSSCECLFDDDKRAVEFKEKFQKSEKSLMKMTNLSTHLEEKCSGVIQLKAHVLDLKFTIATPQYKQLILDADTSLECILASLPMIIYSGCAKCGLELQTDENKIYKQCLRCLPFNKVRKFYRPALMTAEDKGCEICIQVVSELMEKIFLNIPADWLNRFIVPPSDTTYGMIVADLCHSLLADTEASYLLDIRSHFVLDENSYPLQQDFFLLDFHPDL, via the exons atGTCTGGAAGACcccaaatccatatttttttGGGAGCACCCATCATTCCAACCCCACTGGAGGTGTCAGAGGAACAGAGTTTTTCGGTAGCCGCCACTGAAACATGGAAAGAACTCCACCTTTCATCTGACAAACATGCCTTCCATctttttgctggaaaatgcaAAAGCATGGGTCATGTGGAACATCAGGCACCAGACCCTAGAGACTCAACTGTGTACACAAGAGATCATTTCTCTGTGAACTCTGAACAAGGGAGGTTTGGAGTGGCAGATTATTTAACATCGTGTGTACCTGTAGGTGGAGGGATGAAAACTCATGGCAGTACATTGAAGAGGACTGGTGATGTAACTTCCTATTGTTCTCAAATATCTGGAGATAGAGACACATGCAAAAATATGATTCAAGTTGCATATCAACAGCTTCCGCATATATTTACAAAAACAGATGGACAGTATACAAGACCCTCAAATGACTGCCTTCCAAACCTCTCTGTAAAAGGTGTCAGACATCTGGAAGATAAGTGCTGTGATATTTCTGATTTGGTTTCCAGTACTAAACAGATCAGCATACATTTAAAGTCTATGGGAAAAGAAGATGTTCCATCAGACAATCATAGTGTCCATCATGAACATCTTAGTCAGTAcctggaaatgttttttcccaAAATAGCAAAGgagtcaaaaacaaaaaaaacactgcGTGATTGTTCAGACTTTGCAATATCAACAGACACCGAATTTCTTAGTATAATGATGTCAAGTCAAGTTGCCATTCTTTCACAAAAGCCCTTTAAAGAACAGAATCAAATGCAGAGAGAAGCCATGAAACTAAAGGGaatagaaggaggaaaaaaatatagaGAAAATAAAGTATTAAATGAATCTTTCCAGACTAATTTTGTTGTTGGAGCATGTATTAATGTGCCTGAGAGTGACCACCAACAAGAGTCTGCAAACTCCCTTGAACTTTTCAGTTCGGAGAGTGCTGGGAACATTATCTGTCTTGAGGCTACAAGAAGAGAAACAAGTTCTCAGGAAAATGCAGAGGACTCTCAAGAACTTGTCAGTTATGAACAACTGCTGAATGAGATCCGTATTGAACCATTGAGCTCAGGAATATTGTGCTCCCAAGAAGATAATTATTATAAAGGCACTTCTAAAAGAACCCGAACATCTGAAGATGCCCTAAGTATTTCTTACTCTACACTTAAAACTCAGCAGAAATCAAAGAGAGCTAAATTGGTTTGTTCTCCAACCAGTCCTGAAACAAAAGTAGATCAAGAGATGTTGTCAAGGTTTTTGAaacttcagaagaatccattgcTACTTAAAAACTGCAGCTGCAAGAGCCAGAAGTACAGTGTTTTGGTCACAGTAGTACATCCTTGTCATGTCAAAGAAATACAGATAAAGTCAAGACCAAAATCTTCCTCTAAAGTTCCCATAGCAACTATTGTAGTTATTGACCAGTCAGATATCGAGAGGAAGGTTGTGCTGTGGCGGGCTGCTGCATTTTGGTCACTCACAGTGTTTCCTGGAGATATTGTACTACTCACAG ATGTCACTgtgtttgagaaccattggtatGGAGAAAAGATGCTGCAGTCAACATTTACCAGCCAGTTATTTAATCTGGGGAGCTGCTCAGCTATCGATCCCAAACAATGTGAGACTGCAATAT tttcccaTGTTGTAGATGTTGATGGTCTCCAAGATTTATTGGCATATGTGTCTTCAAAATTTGCCTACTTGAAAGATCTCCCACACAGACAACCGCAGAAGTTGGATAGCATACAGCATGTCCAGCTAGACCAACTTCAGCCAGATACATTGGTGCATTCAGTACTAAAACTTGTCAGCATCACTCTACTAACAG AGTCTGTATACAGTTACaaaggagaaaagcaaagaaaaattattCTAACAGTGGAACAGATCCGAGATCAGCACTATCTGATGGTATtatggggagcaggggcagcctgGTGTCCTCAACTTCAAAGGAAAAAGG ATCACATATGGGAATTTAAATATCTACTTGCCCAGCGTAGTTCtatttcaggtgacattgaacTGCACACAACTCCATGGTCATCCTGTGAGTGTCTATTTGATGATGATAAAAGGGCAGTTGAATTTAAAGAGAAGTTTCAAAAAAGTGAAAAGTCTCTCATGAAAATGACAAATCTGTCAACACACCTGGAGGAAAAATGTTCAG GAGTGATTCAATTGAAAGCCCATGTCTTAGACTTGAAGTTTACCATTGCTACTCCCCAGTACAAGCAACTCATCTTAGATGCTGACACTTCATTAGAATGTATTTTGGCTTCTCTTCCTATGATCATCTATTCAGGTTGTGCAAAATGTGGGTTGGAACTACAGACCGATGAGAACAAGATCTACAAGCAGTGCCTTCGTTGCTTACCATTTAACAAAGTGAGAAAGTTCTACAG ACCAGCCCTGATGACTGCAGAAGACAAAGGATGTGAGATTTGTATTCAAGTGGTGTCCGAGTTGATGGAGAAAATCTTCCTGAATATTCCTGCAGACTGGTTGAACAGATTCATAG
- the SHLD2 gene encoding shieldin complex subunit 2 isoform X4, giving the protein MSGRPQIHIFLGAPIIPTPLEVSEEQSFSVAATETWKELHLSSDKHAFHLFAGKCKSMGHVEHQAPDPRDSTVYTRDHFSVNSEQGRFGVADYLTSCVPVGGGMKTHGSTLKRTGDVTSYCSQISGDRDTCKNMIQVAYQQLPHIFTKTDGQYTRPSNDCLPNLSVKGVRHLEDKCCDISDLVSSTKQISIHLKSMGKEDVPSDNHSVHHEHLSQYLEMFFPKIAKESKTKKTLRDCSDFAISTDTEFLSIMMSSQVAILSQKPFKEQNQMQREAMKLKGIEGGKKYRENKVLNESFQTNFVVGACINVPESDHQQESANSLELFSSESAGNIICLEATRRETSSQENAEDSQELVSYEQLLNEIRIEPLSSGILCSQEDNYYKGTSKRTRTSEDALSISYSTLKTQQKSKRAKLVCSPTSPETKVDQEMLSRFLKLQKNPLLLKNCSCKSQKYSVLVTVVHPCHVKEIQIKSRPKSSSKVPIATIVVIDQSDIERKVVLWRAAAFWSLTVFPGDIVLLTDVTVFENHWYGEKMLQSTFTSQLFNLGSCSAIDPKQFSHVVDVDGLQDLLAYVSSKFAYLKDLPHRQPQKLDSIQHVQLDQLQPDTLVHSVLKLVSITLLTESVYSYKGEKQRKIILTVEQIRDQHYLMVLWGAGAAWCPQLQRKKDHIWEFKYLLAQRSSISGDIELHTTPWSSCECLFDDDKRAVEFKEKFQKSEKSLMKMTNLSTHLEEKCSGCAKCGLELQTDENKIYKQCLRCLPFNKVRKFYRPALMTAEDKGCEICIQVVSELMEKIFLNIPADWLNRFIVPPSDTTYGMIVADLCHSLLADTEASYLLDIRSHFVLDENSYPLQQDFFLLDFHPDL; this is encoded by the exons atGTCTGGAAGACcccaaatccatatttttttGGGAGCACCCATCATTCCAACCCCACTGGAGGTGTCAGAGGAACAGAGTTTTTCGGTAGCCGCCACTGAAACATGGAAAGAACTCCACCTTTCATCTGACAAACATGCCTTCCATctttttgctggaaaatgcaAAAGCATGGGTCATGTGGAACATCAGGCACCAGACCCTAGAGACTCAACTGTGTACACAAGAGATCATTTCTCTGTGAACTCTGAACAAGGGAGGTTTGGAGTGGCAGATTATTTAACATCGTGTGTACCTGTAGGTGGAGGGATGAAAACTCATGGCAGTACATTGAAGAGGACTGGTGATGTAACTTCCTATTGTTCTCAAATATCTGGAGATAGAGACACATGCAAAAATATGATTCAAGTTGCATATCAACAGCTTCCGCATATATTTACAAAAACAGATGGACAGTATACAAGACCCTCAAATGACTGCCTTCCAAACCTCTCTGTAAAAGGTGTCAGACATCTGGAAGATAAGTGCTGTGATATTTCTGATTTGGTTTCCAGTACTAAACAGATCAGCATACATTTAAAGTCTATGGGAAAAGAAGATGTTCCATCAGACAATCATAGTGTCCATCATGAACATCTTAGTCAGTAcctggaaatgttttttcccaAAATAGCAAAGgagtcaaaaacaaaaaaaacactgcGTGATTGTTCAGACTTTGCAATATCAACAGACACCGAATTTCTTAGTATAATGATGTCAAGTCAAGTTGCCATTCTTTCACAAAAGCCCTTTAAAGAACAGAATCAAATGCAGAGAGAAGCCATGAAACTAAAGGGaatagaaggaggaaaaaaatatagaGAAAATAAAGTATTAAATGAATCTTTCCAGACTAATTTTGTTGTTGGAGCATGTATTAATGTGCCTGAGAGTGACCACCAACAAGAGTCTGCAAACTCCCTTGAACTTTTCAGTTCGGAGAGTGCTGGGAACATTATCTGTCTTGAGGCTACAAGAAGAGAAACAAGTTCTCAGGAAAATGCAGAGGACTCTCAAGAACTTGTCAGTTATGAACAACTGCTGAATGAGATCCGTATTGAACCATTGAGCTCAGGAATATTGTGCTCCCAAGAAGATAATTATTATAAAGGCACTTCTAAAAGAACCCGAACATCTGAAGATGCCCTAAGTATTTCTTACTCTACACTTAAAACTCAGCAGAAATCAAAGAGAGCTAAATTGGTTTGTTCTCCAACCAGTCCTGAAACAAAAGTAGATCAAGAGATGTTGTCAAGGTTTTTGAaacttcagaagaatccattgcTACTTAAAAACTGCAGCTGCAAGAGCCAGAAGTACAGTGTTTTGGTCACAGTAGTACATCCTTGTCATGTCAAAGAAATACAGATAAAGTCAAGACCAAAATCTTCCTCTAAAGTTCCCATAGCAACTATTGTAGTTATTGACCAGTCAGATATCGAGAGGAAGGTTGTGCTGTGGCGGGCTGCTGCATTTTGGTCACTCACAGTGTTTCCTGGAGATATTGTACTACTCACAG ATGTCACTgtgtttgagaaccattggtatGGAGAAAAGATGCTGCAGTCAACATTTACCAGCCAGTTATTTAATCTGGGGAGCTGCTCAGCTATCGATCCCAAACAAT tttcccaTGTTGTAGATGTTGATGGTCTCCAAGATTTATTGGCATATGTGTCTTCAAAATTTGCCTACTTGAAAGATCTCCCACACAGACAACCGCAGAAGTTGGATAGCATACAGCATGTCCAGCTAGACCAACTTCAGCCAGATACATTGGTGCATTCAGTACTAAAACTTGTCAGCATCACTCTACTAACAG AGTCTGTATACAGTTACaaaggagaaaagcaaagaaaaattattCTAACAGTGGAACAGATCCGAGATCAGCACTATCTGATGGTATtatggggagcaggggcagcctgGTGTCCTCAACTTCAAAGGAAAAAGG ATCACATATGGGAATTTAAATATCTACTTGCCCAGCGTAGTTCtatttcaggtgacattgaacTGCACACAACTCCATGGTCATCCTGTGAGTGTCTATTTGATGATGATAAAAGGGCAGTTGAATTTAAAGAGAAGTTTCAAAAAAGTGAAAAGTCTCTCATGAAAATGACAAATCTGTCAACACACCTGGAGGAAAAATGTTCAG GTTGTGCAAAATGTGGGTTGGAACTACAGACCGATGAGAACAAGATCTACAAGCAGTGCCTTCGTTGCTTACCATTTAACAAAGTGAGAAAGTTCTACAG ACCAGCCCTGATGACTGCAGAAGACAAAGGATGTGAGATTTGTATTCAAGTGGTGTCCGAGTTGATGGAGAAAATCTTCCTGAATATTCCTGCAGACTGGTTGAACAGATTCATAG
- the SHLD2 gene encoding shieldin complex subunit 2 isoform X3, translating into MSGRPQIHIFLGAPIIPTPLEVSEEQSFSVAATETWKELHLSSDKHAFHLFAGKCKSMGHVEHQAPDPRDSTVYTRDHFSVNSEQGRFGVADYLTSCVPVGGGMKTHGSTLKRTGDVTSYCSQISGDRDTCKNMIQVAYQQLPHIFTKTDGQYTRPSNDCLPNLSVKGVRHLEDKCCDISDLVSSTKQISIHLKSMGKEDVPSDNHSVHHEHLSQYLEMFFPKIAKESKTKKTLRDCSDFAISTDTEFLSIMMSSQVAILSQKPFKEQNQMQREAMKLKGIEGGKKYRENKVLNESFQTNFVVGACINVPESDHQQESANSLELFSSESAGNIICLEATRRETSSQENAEDSQELVSYEQLLNEIRIEPLSSGILCSQEDNYYKGTSKRTRTSEDALSISYSTLKTQQKSKRAKLVCSPTSPETKVDQEMLSRFLKLQKNPLLLKNCSCKSQKYSVLVTVVHPCHVKEIQIKSRPKSSSKVPIATIVVIDQSDIERKVVLWRAAAFWSLTVFPGDIVLLTDVTVFENHWYGEKMLQSTFTSQLFNLGSCSAIDPKQCETAIFSHVVDVDGLQDLLAYVSSKFAYLKDLPHRQPQKLDSIQHVQLDQLQPDTLVHSVLKLVSITLLTESVYSYKGEKQRKIILTVEQIRDQHYLMVLWGAGAAWCPQLQRKKDHIWEFKYLLAQRSSISGDIELHTTPWSSCECLFDDDKRAVEFKEKFQKSEKSLMKMTNLSTHLEEKCSGCAKCGLELQTDENKIYKQCLRCLPFNKVRKFYRPALMTAEDKGCEICIQVVSELMEKIFLNIPADWLNRFIVPPSDTTYGMIVADLCHSLLADTEASYLLDIRSHFVLDENSYPLQQDFFLLDFHPDL; encoded by the exons atGTCTGGAAGACcccaaatccatatttttttGGGAGCACCCATCATTCCAACCCCACTGGAGGTGTCAGAGGAACAGAGTTTTTCGGTAGCCGCCACTGAAACATGGAAAGAACTCCACCTTTCATCTGACAAACATGCCTTCCATctttttgctggaaaatgcaAAAGCATGGGTCATGTGGAACATCAGGCACCAGACCCTAGAGACTCAACTGTGTACACAAGAGATCATTTCTCTGTGAACTCTGAACAAGGGAGGTTTGGAGTGGCAGATTATTTAACATCGTGTGTACCTGTAGGTGGAGGGATGAAAACTCATGGCAGTACATTGAAGAGGACTGGTGATGTAACTTCCTATTGTTCTCAAATATCTGGAGATAGAGACACATGCAAAAATATGATTCAAGTTGCATATCAACAGCTTCCGCATATATTTACAAAAACAGATGGACAGTATACAAGACCCTCAAATGACTGCCTTCCAAACCTCTCTGTAAAAGGTGTCAGACATCTGGAAGATAAGTGCTGTGATATTTCTGATTTGGTTTCCAGTACTAAACAGATCAGCATACATTTAAAGTCTATGGGAAAAGAAGATGTTCCATCAGACAATCATAGTGTCCATCATGAACATCTTAGTCAGTAcctggaaatgttttttcccaAAATAGCAAAGgagtcaaaaacaaaaaaaacactgcGTGATTGTTCAGACTTTGCAATATCAACAGACACCGAATTTCTTAGTATAATGATGTCAAGTCAAGTTGCCATTCTTTCACAAAAGCCCTTTAAAGAACAGAATCAAATGCAGAGAGAAGCCATGAAACTAAAGGGaatagaaggaggaaaaaaatatagaGAAAATAAAGTATTAAATGAATCTTTCCAGACTAATTTTGTTGTTGGAGCATGTATTAATGTGCCTGAGAGTGACCACCAACAAGAGTCTGCAAACTCCCTTGAACTTTTCAGTTCGGAGAGTGCTGGGAACATTATCTGTCTTGAGGCTACAAGAAGAGAAACAAGTTCTCAGGAAAATGCAGAGGACTCTCAAGAACTTGTCAGTTATGAACAACTGCTGAATGAGATCCGTATTGAACCATTGAGCTCAGGAATATTGTGCTCCCAAGAAGATAATTATTATAAAGGCACTTCTAAAAGAACCCGAACATCTGAAGATGCCCTAAGTATTTCTTACTCTACACTTAAAACTCAGCAGAAATCAAAGAGAGCTAAATTGGTTTGTTCTCCAACCAGTCCTGAAACAAAAGTAGATCAAGAGATGTTGTCAAGGTTTTTGAaacttcagaagaatccattgcTACTTAAAAACTGCAGCTGCAAGAGCCAGAAGTACAGTGTTTTGGTCACAGTAGTACATCCTTGTCATGTCAAAGAAATACAGATAAAGTCAAGACCAAAATCTTCCTCTAAAGTTCCCATAGCAACTATTGTAGTTATTGACCAGTCAGATATCGAGAGGAAGGTTGTGCTGTGGCGGGCTGCTGCATTTTGGTCACTCACAGTGTTTCCTGGAGATATTGTACTACTCACAG ATGTCACTgtgtttgagaaccattggtatGGAGAAAAGATGCTGCAGTCAACATTTACCAGCCAGTTATTTAATCTGGGGAGCTGCTCAGCTATCGATCCCAAACAATGTGAGACTGCAATAT tttcccaTGTTGTAGATGTTGATGGTCTCCAAGATTTATTGGCATATGTGTCTTCAAAATTTGCCTACTTGAAAGATCTCCCACACAGACAACCGCAGAAGTTGGATAGCATACAGCATGTCCAGCTAGACCAACTTCAGCCAGATACATTGGTGCATTCAGTACTAAAACTTGTCAGCATCACTCTACTAACAG AGTCTGTATACAGTTACaaaggagaaaagcaaagaaaaattattCTAACAGTGGAACAGATCCGAGATCAGCACTATCTGATGGTATtatggggagcaggggcagcctgGTGTCCTCAACTTCAAAGGAAAAAGG ATCACATATGGGAATTTAAATATCTACTTGCCCAGCGTAGTTCtatttcaggtgacattgaacTGCACACAACTCCATGGTCATCCTGTGAGTGTCTATTTGATGATGATAAAAGGGCAGTTGAATTTAAAGAGAAGTTTCAAAAAAGTGAAAAGTCTCTCATGAAAATGACAAATCTGTCAACACACCTGGAGGAAAAATGTTCAG GTTGTGCAAAATGTGGGTTGGAACTACAGACCGATGAGAACAAGATCTACAAGCAGTGCCTTCGTTGCTTACCATTTAACAAAGTGAGAAAGTTCTACAG ACCAGCCCTGATGACTGCAGAAGACAAAGGATGTGAGATTTGTATTCAAGTGGTGTCCGAGTTGATGGAGAAAATCTTCCTGAATATTCCTGCAGACTGGTTGAACAGATTCATAG
- the SHLD2 gene encoding shieldin complex subunit 2 isoform X2 → MSGRPQIHIFLGAPIIPTPLEVSEEQSFSVAATETWKELHLSSDKHAFHLFAGKCKSMGHVEHQAPDPRDSTVYTRDHFSVNSEQGRFGVADYLTSCVPVGGGMKTHGSTLKRTGDVTSYCSQISGDRDTCKNMIQVAYQQLPHIFTKTDGQYTRPSNDCLPNLSVKGVRHLEDKCCDISDLVSSTKQISIHLKSMGKEDVPSDNHSVHHEHLSQYLEMFFPKIAKESKTKKTLRDCSDFAISTDTEFLSIMMSSQVAILSQKPFKEQNQMQREAMKLKGIEGGKKYRENKVLNESFQTNFVVGACINVPESDHQQESANSLELFSSESAGNIICLEATRRETSSQENAEDSQELVSYEQLLNEIRIEPLSSGILCSQEDNYYKGTSKRTRTSEDALSISYSTLKTQQKSKRAKLVCSPTSPETKVDQEMLSRFLKLQKNPLLLKNCSCKSQKYSVLVTVVHPCHVKEIQIKSRPKSSSKVPIATIVVIDQSDIERKVVLWRAAAFWSLTVFPGDIVLLTDVTVFENHWYGEKMLQSTFTSQLFNLGSCSAIDPKQFSHVVDVDGLQDLLAYVSSKFAYLKDLPHRQPQKLDSIQHVQLDQLQPDTLVHSVLKLVSITLLTESVYSYKGEKQRKIILTVEQIRDQHYLMVLWGAGAAWCPQLQRKKDHIWEFKYLLAQRSSISGDIELHTTPWSSCECLFDDDKRAVEFKEKFQKSEKSLMKMTNLSTHLEEKCSGVIQLKAHVLDLKFTIATPQYKQLILDADTSLECILASLPMIIYSGCAKCGLELQTDENKIYKQCLRCLPFNKVRKFYRPALMTAEDKGCEICIQVVSELMEKIFLNIPADWLNRFIVPPSDTTYGMIVADLCHSLLADTEASYLLDIRSHFVLDENSYPLQQDFFLLDFHPDL, encoded by the exons atGTCTGGAAGACcccaaatccatatttttttGGGAGCACCCATCATTCCAACCCCACTGGAGGTGTCAGAGGAACAGAGTTTTTCGGTAGCCGCCACTGAAACATGGAAAGAACTCCACCTTTCATCTGACAAACATGCCTTCCATctttttgctggaaaatgcaAAAGCATGGGTCATGTGGAACATCAGGCACCAGACCCTAGAGACTCAACTGTGTACACAAGAGATCATTTCTCTGTGAACTCTGAACAAGGGAGGTTTGGAGTGGCAGATTATTTAACATCGTGTGTACCTGTAGGTGGAGGGATGAAAACTCATGGCAGTACATTGAAGAGGACTGGTGATGTAACTTCCTATTGTTCTCAAATATCTGGAGATAGAGACACATGCAAAAATATGATTCAAGTTGCATATCAACAGCTTCCGCATATATTTACAAAAACAGATGGACAGTATACAAGACCCTCAAATGACTGCCTTCCAAACCTCTCTGTAAAAGGTGTCAGACATCTGGAAGATAAGTGCTGTGATATTTCTGATTTGGTTTCCAGTACTAAACAGATCAGCATACATTTAAAGTCTATGGGAAAAGAAGATGTTCCATCAGACAATCATAGTGTCCATCATGAACATCTTAGTCAGTAcctggaaatgttttttcccaAAATAGCAAAGgagtcaaaaacaaaaaaaacactgcGTGATTGTTCAGACTTTGCAATATCAACAGACACCGAATTTCTTAGTATAATGATGTCAAGTCAAGTTGCCATTCTTTCACAAAAGCCCTTTAAAGAACAGAATCAAATGCAGAGAGAAGCCATGAAACTAAAGGGaatagaaggaggaaaaaaatatagaGAAAATAAAGTATTAAATGAATCTTTCCAGACTAATTTTGTTGTTGGAGCATGTATTAATGTGCCTGAGAGTGACCACCAACAAGAGTCTGCAAACTCCCTTGAACTTTTCAGTTCGGAGAGTGCTGGGAACATTATCTGTCTTGAGGCTACAAGAAGAGAAACAAGTTCTCAGGAAAATGCAGAGGACTCTCAAGAACTTGTCAGTTATGAACAACTGCTGAATGAGATCCGTATTGAACCATTGAGCTCAGGAATATTGTGCTCCCAAGAAGATAATTATTATAAAGGCACTTCTAAAAGAACCCGAACATCTGAAGATGCCCTAAGTATTTCTTACTCTACACTTAAAACTCAGCAGAAATCAAAGAGAGCTAAATTGGTTTGTTCTCCAACCAGTCCTGAAACAAAAGTAGATCAAGAGATGTTGTCAAGGTTTTTGAaacttcagaagaatccattgcTACTTAAAAACTGCAGCTGCAAGAGCCAGAAGTACAGTGTTTTGGTCACAGTAGTACATCCTTGTCATGTCAAAGAAATACAGATAAAGTCAAGACCAAAATCTTCCTCTAAAGTTCCCATAGCAACTATTGTAGTTATTGACCAGTCAGATATCGAGAGGAAGGTTGTGCTGTGGCGGGCTGCTGCATTTTGGTCACTCACAGTGTTTCCTGGAGATATTGTACTACTCACAG ATGTCACTgtgtttgagaaccattggtatGGAGAAAAGATGCTGCAGTCAACATTTACCAGCCAGTTATTTAATCTGGGGAGCTGCTCAGCTATCGATCCCAAACAAT tttcccaTGTTGTAGATGTTGATGGTCTCCAAGATTTATTGGCATATGTGTCTTCAAAATTTGCCTACTTGAAAGATCTCCCACACAGACAACCGCAGAAGTTGGATAGCATACAGCATGTCCAGCTAGACCAACTTCAGCCAGATACATTGGTGCATTCAGTACTAAAACTTGTCAGCATCACTCTACTAACAG AGTCTGTATACAGTTACaaaggagaaaagcaaagaaaaattattCTAACAGTGGAACAGATCCGAGATCAGCACTATCTGATGGTATtatggggagcaggggcagcctgGTGTCCTCAACTTCAAAGGAAAAAGG ATCACATATGGGAATTTAAATATCTACTTGCCCAGCGTAGTTCtatttcaggtgacattgaacTGCACACAACTCCATGGTCATCCTGTGAGTGTCTATTTGATGATGATAAAAGGGCAGTTGAATTTAAAGAGAAGTTTCAAAAAAGTGAAAAGTCTCTCATGAAAATGACAAATCTGTCAACACACCTGGAGGAAAAATGTTCAG GAGTGATTCAATTGAAAGCCCATGTCTTAGACTTGAAGTTTACCATTGCTACTCCCCAGTACAAGCAACTCATCTTAGATGCTGACACTTCATTAGAATGTATTTTGGCTTCTCTTCCTATGATCATCTATTCAGGTTGTGCAAAATGTGGGTTGGAACTACAGACCGATGAGAACAAGATCTACAAGCAGTGCCTTCGTTGCTTACCATTTAACAAAGTGAGAAAGTTCTACAG ACCAGCCCTGATGACTGCAGAAGACAAAGGATGTGAGATTTGTATTCAAGTGGTGTCCGAGTTGATGGAGAAAATCTTCCTGAATATTCCTGCAGACTGGTTGAACAGATTCATAG